TGTCGTCTCTATACTTTCGTACTTCTACAGTCACGGAAGTAGCCGAGCGCTTCTAAAGGGACGGCTTCCCTCCAGGAGCATGCGCACACGGCTTCAAGAAGCCAAGCCTTTGTGTGGGCAGGTGAGGGTCCTTTTTCCGGTCCTGTTGATGTTTTGGGCGCTTCTCACTTTTGCAGAAGGGCTGAAAGCGGCTGGCAAAGGCAAGTCCACTTTCCCCCTGCAGTTTGATctgggctggagtattgtttgTTGGGTTTTGTGGTTGTTTCTGCTGTTATTCATAAtttgcatctttttttaaaaaaaaataaaaaatctcatgCTTTTATTTGATATTAATATTttgatattaatattttttaaccTCTTATTACGTGGCAATTGCTCCATTTTGTGGACTTTTCGATGTGTTGTACTTATTGTTTGTGATTGCTTTGCTTTTGTAATTgcgtaattccccccccccccgtgccgtAAGCTGCTTTGTGCATGGTCTGAATTATACGAATAAAATAATGATCTACCGGTTTGGTAAGCGCAAAACAAGCATTTGCTTTCAGATCTGCTGTTGGAACAATTGCTAGGAAAGGTCTCGTTTCACGGTGCAATCCCACACCCTCTTCTACCTGAAAGTCCCACTgaatcagggtggatttgatttaaatcaaatcgatttaaatcactactcagtaagacttgatttgattttgatttttttacagaaaggcattcctgctggtataatcttaacatTTACAACcaaatgaaggtttcatttttggaacaataacttttcagagtagtttttacagttactgTATAAcaaaaatgactgatttggttatactactagaaatacatagacaggtaattatgaaattattgtgaggtttagtaAGTTAACTGTTTGTCtatggacaacttttctgctgtactttattggaaggaggaaaataatcaattccttaataacaatttaaacaatttatttcacTAATACAATAacgttatagcatatgtatccatgtttgttaactgatgtggttaaacatttaaaaaaaaaatacttagacTGATtttcagcacacatgaaaaacttaaaacaaatccttatttcctggactgtaatgtaacttaaatagaaagctATCTTTAGAAGGATATTTTCCTccgaaaacattttattttaaaaatctgatttaaataaaaaaaattctgatttaaattttttttaaaaaaaatctgattttttaaaaaaaatcattgatttttatccaccctgcactGAATTCAGTTACAGAAGTCATGCCTCTGAGTAGCTATGCATAGAACTGTATTGTTGGAGACTAGGAAATTTATTGGCGCATGAGGTGTTGAGGACTTTACCAGACACATGAAGTTGGCAGATGGAGATGTATGGAATCCCTAACTCGCTGGACCAGAGGTCCGGAATGATGGGACCAACACCTGCTGCGTATTCCCCTGGTTGGTAGCTAGCAATCCTTTTGGCTACTTTTATGATTTCCACCTCCTccgttatcattatcatcatcggtgctttttttccagctggaacttgctgcaactctgttccggcacctctcaagtgggcgccattgtaagagaacaagggaatgGATACAAAAGCTTATGggttatgcagaaatggcgaaacttactggaagaataagaaatcaagataatgaactttttataaaagaatggaaatatttacagataaattgtaaacacaAAAAATTAGCAGGATTAATATAATAACcttcagttttataagagtatatatttacttTAGATTATTAAACGAGCAAGCTAAATGAATAtgaagaagatattaaaaaatgattttaaggaaccgcagaaagaggaggaagtcaaattctgaaatgttcaattgattgtaaaactaatgaaatgtataaattgaaaaattaaaaaaattaaaaagagaagaagggaggcgttcatggtgagttccagaccACTTTTGATAGAAAAATCATTCTTATTTCAATTTAACCTTTCTAGGTTTCCGTCTCTGAATCCGGCCATGGAACCTTCTGCTCCTGAAGGGGAGAAACCCGCACTCTCTGCCGCGATGAGGGCAAAGATAGAGCGGAATCGCCAGCGGGCACTGATGCTGAGGCAAGCAAGGCTGGCGACTAGGCCCTACCCTCCTACCGGCGAAGGTTCGCTTGGCACTGCAGTGTAATACACGATGGACAGGTCCAGGTAGCTTGTGCAGGTTAGCCTCCAGCTGGTAAGAGAGGCATATGGATAGGGAAGAGGGAAATCTTAGAATTTTGGAATGGGAAGGGACCCCCCCAAAGCTCATTTAGTCAACCCCCCTGGAGTGCAGGGTTGATGTTGTGGCCAAAGGGCAAATTATCAAGCCTTTCGACGTTGGGCTTACCTCTGAAGCTTCTGTAGTCTGAGCCAGTTGTGCAAtttagggcggttcataaaaaacttttttttaaaaaaagcctgctCCAAatgtcttatcttactacactagggattatatagctagaTCTGAAATTTCACGCACATCAGTTAacatcttgaccctgctccactgaattgaaatttcagccctcacgacataggaaaacggccaagtaaacagctattttcttgAAATTTCaggcctttggagcaggcattttcaaaaaaaaggttttttttatgaaccgccctatcGTGCATATGGCTAGCAAAAGTATACTGGAAAGTAAAAGGCACATTGTGATGTGAAGTTGTGGGTTTCCTTTGTGGCTGTGTGATGCTGAAGTCTGTGAGCTCCTGAAGGAGGCTAATGCAGTGCTCTTTAAAAACATTCAGGCAAGAAGGGAAAGCCTTCAATCTGTAATGCTACAAAGCAGAAATCTTAGGTGGTTGCCACCAGCTTTAGAGTTATGATCCAGGGATAGAAAATACTTGGGCTGATCCTTGATGTTGACAACCCAAAAGGAGACTTTTCAGAGACCTCAGGCCCATCTTCCTCGTTAGTTCTAGCAATCGATCCTTTGCCTTCTTAAAAGTGAATGGGGATCTCTTAAAtgtatagagagccagtgtggtataataataataataataataataataataataataataataataataataatttattatttataccccgcccatctggctgggcttccccagccaccctgggcggcttccaaaagaatattaaaatactataatacatcaaacattaaaagcttcccgaaacagggctgccttcagatgtcttctaaaagcctggtagttgttgttctctttgacatctggtgcgagggtgttccacagggaaggcgccactactgagaaggccctctgcctggttccctgtaacttggcttctcacagtgagggaaccgccagaaggccctcggcgctggacctcagcatccgggctgaatgatgggggtggagacgctccttcagatatactggaccaaggccgtttagggctttaaaggtcagcaccaacactttgaattgtgctcggaaacgtactgggagccaatggtatAGTGGCTATTGTCAGACTAGGATCTAGGATTggtctttggactacaattcccatcatccctgactaccggtcctgctagctatggatgatgggagttgtagtccaaaaaaaccaaaaaccatttggaaaaccaagtttgggaaatcctgatctaggagaccaggattcaaacccCAAATGACCTTGAAGCTTGGCCTTGGGTCAGTGACTAACCCTCAGCctgatcacagggttgttgtcagaataatatggagagagggagaactaAGTATGCTACCTTGGATGAAATATAGGATATAATAGGATATTAAAGCAATGCAATAATAATGTATTGGATTTCAATAGAtactccttttttttcttttttttcttttttgtcttgtgGGCTGCTTCTTAACATTTGAGCAAGGTTAGACATGGCTGCCTCACCTACCCATAGACTTTATTACATTAGTGTCAGGTACTGATTGCAaagtttatttttgttgtttgtcTCTGCAGGCAGTTCCAAAGTGAAAGCGCCTCCAAAGATAATCGATACTGGGGGAGGATTCTTtcttgaagaggaggaggaagaggaaaacacAGCAGAGAAAGTTGTGCATCTCCCTGGTAAATATGGCAGTGAGGAAACGGCTGCTGTTGTAGTTAGTGGAAGGTGCCATGATAGGGGAAAATGGGAACTGAGCCAAAAGTGAAATTCCTTACTTGCAGAGACATAAAAATATTTGTCTGAAAGActggtacagtggacgctcgggttgcgaacgtgatccgtacgggatgcatgttcgcaacctgcagcgttcgcaacctgcagtggcaggttgcgatttggcgcttctgcacatgtgcaaagagTGATTTAgctcttctgtgcatgcgcaaccgccgaaacccagaagtaatctgTTGCGGTACtaccgggttttggcggtccgtaacccgagaaaacgcaacctgaagcatctataacctggggtatgactgtacaagcacACATTGCAATGTGTTCTTCTAGAAGAGCTGGTGAacatacattggtaccttgggttacagatgcttcaggttacagacgcctcaggttacagcctctgttaacccagaaatagtacctcgggttaagaactttgcttcaggatgagaacagaaatcgtgtggcagcagcgggaggccccattacctaaagtggtacctcgggttaagaacagtttcagtttaagaacggacctccagaacaaattaagttcttaacccgagataccactgtattgtgcattAGTTCATAATTATCTAACAGTCTGGTcttgcagggctgggaatgtaAAGAATGTTAAAAGGAATATGAAGGCTGCATGCATAAATACTATATTTAGCTGCAGGACAGAGTCAGAAGTCCTtttattcttctttctttctttctttctttctttctttctttctttctttcttcagatttccctttttcttgtcttttctcctttctgcctttgttcttttttagactaagtagctgttttatatcagtgcattataaaaagatactttgCAATGGGTATTTTTTGTGTAGCTCTGaataaatatcaataaataaattaaaaattaaaaaaatacttttgctATCTTGAATGCACTTTAACAGCTTACGCCCTGTCGttgtttattctttttttaaacagggCCTGTGTTAGAATTTGATTACACTATTTGTGAAGAATGTGGTAAAGAATTCATGGATTCCTACCTCATGAACCACTTTGATCTAGCAACATGCGATAATTGCAGGTATATAGCAaacaaagaaagggggaaataatggcttgtatccagtgctgacctttaaagccctaaacagcctcggtccagtatacctgaaggagcatctccacccccatcattcagtctggacactgagatccagcaccaagagccttctggtggttccctcaatgcgagaagtctacagggaaccaggcagagggccttcttggcagtggcacccgccctgtggaacaccctcccaag
This portion of the Podarcis raffonei isolate rPodRaf1 chromosome 17, rPodRaf1.pri, whole genome shotgun sequence genome encodes:
- the XPA gene encoding DNA repair protein complementing XP-A cells isoform X2, whose amino-acid sequence is MFWALLTFAEGLKAAGKGKFPSLNPAMEPSAPEGEKPALSAAMRAKIERNRQRALMLRQARLATRPYPPTGEGSSKVKAPPKIIDTGGGFFLEEEEEEENTAEKVVHLPGPVLEFDYTICEECGKEFMDSYLMNHFDLATCDNCRDVEEKHKLITRSEAKQEYLLKDCDLDKREPVLRFILKKNPHNPRWGDMKLYLKLQVIKRSLEIWGSEEALEEAKESRQDNREKMKQKKFDKKVKELRRAVRSSVWKKDTSVHQHDYGAEEMIDEDLYKKTCTTCGHELTYEKI